In Lacrimispora indolis DSM 755, a genomic segment contains:
- the pfkB gene encoding 1-phosphofructokinase codes for MIYTVTFNPALDYVVRVDHFALGAVNRTEQESIYYGGKGLNVSAVLWALGYENTALGFVAGFTGEEIERGVKGLGFGADFIRVKKGLSRINVKLKSQEETEINGMGPEITGEDVQLLFEKLDHLTHGDVLVLSGSIPKSIDDDIYERIMETLDGRGVRIVVDATKDLLINVLSYHPFLIKPNNHELGEMFGVTLHSPGEIIQYGKRLQEKGARNVLVSMAGDGAILITEEGEVFRMGVPKGKVKNSVGAGDSMVAGFIAGYMENGSFEHALRLGSAAGSASAFSEGLAGKEDIMRLYEELSKEGF; via the coding sequence ATGATTTACACCGTAACATTTAATCCGGCCTTGGATTATGTCGTAAGGGTAGATCACTTCGCACTGGGAGCAGTCAATAGAACTGAGCAGGAAAGCATCTATTATGGGGGAAAAGGACTAAACGTATCTGCAGTTTTATGGGCTTTGGGGTATGAAAATACCGCACTTGGCTTTGTGGCAGGATTTACCGGCGAGGAGATTGAACGGGGAGTGAAGGGCCTTGGATTTGGGGCGGATTTTATCCGTGTCAAAAAGGGTTTGTCCAGGATCAATGTGAAGCTTAAGTCCCAGGAAGAGACTGAGATTAACGGCATGGGGCCTGAAATCACCGGGGAAGACGTACAGCTGCTTTTTGAAAAGCTGGACCATTTAACCCATGGGGATGTGCTGGTTTTATCCGGCAGCATTCCAAAGTCCATTGACGATGACATCTATGAACGGATCATGGAGACTCTGGACGGAAGAGGAGTCCGTATCGTGGTGGATGCAACAAAGGACCTGCTTATTAATGTACTTTCTTACCATCCCTTCCTCATTAAGCCCAACAATCATGAATTAGGTGAGATGTTCGGCGTAACCCTTCATAGTCCTGGAGAGATCATCCAGTACGGAAAACGTCTTCAGGAAAAGGGAGCCAGAAATGTGCTGGTTTCCATGGCAGGAGACGGAGCGATCCTGATTACCGAAGAAGGGGAAGTATTCCGGATGGGAGTGCCAAAGGGAAAGGTGAAGAATTCTGTGGGTGCAGGGGATTCCATGGTGGCCGGATTTATTGCCGGTTATATGGAAAACGGCAGCTTTGAGCATGCACTGCGCCTTGGAAGTGCCGCAGGAAGCGCCAGTGCTTTTTCAGAGGGGCTTGCAGGCAAGGAAGATATTATGAGGCTGTATGAAGAATTATCAAAGGAGGGGTTTTGA
- a CDS encoding PTS fructose transporter subunit IIABC, translating to MRITELLKKESIELGVKVSGKEEAINKLVGLMEAGGRLKDTAGYKEGILAREALGSTAVGDGIAIPHAKVAAVKEPGLSAIVVPEGVDYQAFDGSLANLLFMIAAPEGEADVHLEALSRLSTLLMDPDFKSDLIKAKSKEEFLRLIDDKESERYQKKKEEKPESAAKVQNGYRVLAVTACPTGIAHTFMAAENLEQQGKKLGIPLKAETNGAEGVGNALTREEIAGADGIIIAADKKVDMARFDGKRVVMATVTEGIQKGEDLVKRAVSQETPVYHHSGAASSSESGDQESAGRSIYKHLMNGVSHMLPFVIGGGILIALAFLFDDYSIDPSNFGKNTPLAAYLKTIGEQAFGMMLPVLAGYIAMSIADRPGLAVGFVGGLIAKMGATFANPGGGSVNSGFLGALLAGFIGGYIVIMLKRAFSKLPKSLEGIKPVLLYPLIGIFLVAVVTTFINPFVGAINDGLTGLLNGMGGTSKIILGAVVGGMMSVDMGGPVNKAAYVFGTAQLAEGNFDIMAAVMAGGMVPPIAVALCTTFFKNKFTEKERQSGLVNYIMGLSFISEGAIPFAAADPIRVIPSCIIGSAVAGGLSMALGCTLRAPHGGIFVLPTIGNPFGYLLAVIIGSAAGCLVLAALKKNLETEL from the coding sequence ATGAGAATCACAGAGTTGTTGAAAAAGGAAAGTATTGAGCTGGGAGTAAAAGTTTCCGGCAAAGAAGAGGCCATTAATAAGCTGGTTGGTTTAATGGAAGCCGGCGGAAGGCTTAAGGATACGGCCGGATACAAGGAAGGGATCCTGGCAAGAGAAGCACTGGGAAGTACGGCGGTTGGTGACGGAATCGCCATTCCCCATGCAAAGGTAGCTGCTGTTAAGGAGCCGGGCCTTTCTGCCATAGTGGTGCCGGAGGGAGTGGATTACCAGGCTTTTGACGGTTCTCTTGCCAATTTGCTGTTTATGATCGCGGCTCCGGAGGGAGAGGCTGACGTTCATCTTGAGGCGTTATCCAGACTTTCCACTCTTCTTATGGATCCGGATTTTAAGAGTGATTTAATAAAGGCCAAATCAAAGGAAGAATTTTTACGGCTCATTGATGATAAAGAATCAGAACGGTATCAGAAGAAAAAAGAAGAAAAACCAGAAAGCGCTGCAAAGGTCCAGAATGGTTACAGGGTTCTGGCAGTGACTGCCTGCCCTACGGGAATTGCCCATACGTTTATGGCTGCCGAGAACTTAGAGCAGCAGGGGAAAAAGCTGGGTATCCCTCTTAAGGCGGAAACCAACGGGGCAGAAGGAGTCGGCAATGCCCTGACAAGAGAGGAAATCGCCGGGGCAGACGGAATCATCATAGCGGCGGATAAAAAGGTGGATATGGCCCGCTTTGACGGAAAGCGGGTGGTTATGGCCACTGTTACGGAAGGAATCCAAAAGGGAGAAGACTTAGTCAAGAGAGCGGTTAGCCAGGAGACTCCTGTTTACCATCATTCAGGGGCAGCCTCTTCCTCAGAAAGCGGGGACCAGGAAAGTGCCGGCCGTTCCATCTATAAGCATTTAATGAACGGCGTTTCCCACATGCTTCCCTTTGTTATCGGCGGAGGAATTCTCATTGCCCTGGCCTTCCTGTTTGATGATTATTCCATTGATCCTTCTAACTTTGGTAAGAACACACCTCTGGCCGCTTACTTAAAGACCATTGGAGAGCAGGCATTTGGAATGATGCTTCCGGTCCTGGCTGGATATATCGCCATGAGCATTGCAGACCGTCCCGGCCTGGCAGTGGGATTTGTAGGGGGACTGATTGCAAAAATGGGTGCTACCTTTGCAAATCCGGGAGGCGGAAGTGTGAACTCCGGTTTCCTTGGAGCCCTGTTAGCTGGTTTTATCGGCGGATACATTGTGATCATGCTTAAAAGGGCATTCAGCAAGCTTCCGAAGTCCCTGGAAGGAATCAAGCCTGTCCTTTTATATCCGTTGATCGGTATTTTCCTTGTAGCCGTGGTAACCACCTTTATCAATCCTTTCGTAGGCGCAATTAATGACGGACTCACAGGCCTGTTAAACGGCATGGGCGGCACCAGCAAGATCATCCTGGGCGCTGTCGTGGGAGGCATGATGTCTGTGGACATGGGCGGTCCTGTGAACAAGGCTGCTTATGTATTCGGTACGGCTCAGCTGGCAGAAGGTAACTTTGACATTATGGCGGCTGTTATGGCAGGCGGTATGGTTCCGCCCATCGCCGTTGCCCTTTGCACCACATTTTTTAAGAACAAATTCACGGAGAAAGAGCGCCAGTCAGGTCTGGTCAACTATATTATGGGTCTGTCCTTTATTTCCGAGGGAGCTATTCCCTTTGCAGCTGCCGACCCGATCCGCGTAATTCCTTCCTGTATCATAGGTTCCGCAGTAGCAGGCGGTCTTTCCATGGCTCTTGGCTGCACCCTTCGTGCCCCCCATGGCGGTATCTTTGTCCTTCCTACCATTGGAAATCCTTTTGGATACCTGCTGGCCGTTATTATCGGTTCTGCTGCAGGCTGCCTTGTGTTAGCGGCTTTAAAGAAGAATCTGGAAACAGAGCTTTGA
- a CDS encoding sensor histidine kinase yields MNNIIQRGKFIYNNMMLQTKFTITHMVITTIPMLVMFFFFHGKLYDMVLADTIRTEQTASAMTMPQIDQLIETCLDAQKSLEAHPYYKKLFRLTGYQPSNWINDSAEASDLCMAAEDIVDGDYITNILIYLDIPEFQEIFHNEASSRIFRPMREARGSYWHGIFQGDRTLTSLFCPEFYLSPIEIRESGDMAYITKTSILYNSEYHTCYTAIYYSKAPFKKLLKNNLTEDTSVAYIINDRDSTVATSDDGLAGIYHFSYDKVRDFFMSSNNFVLRNILDHDVYAGFYYIRKADWFMVAVIPTRAIIQKSFLLMIGFFFIYLLCVLISFLIANRLSHSITNRISSVIGQMAKVRTEPPTPLPASLYHDEIGELINTYNYMTRMMNRLIEDQQKAAEDLRAAEFNSLQTQINPHFLYNTMDMINWLAKQGRTEEVSEAVVDLSRFYKLTLSRKSTLSTIADELEHVKTYVRLQNMRYHQIINFVDDMPDHMMDLSIPKLTFQPVVENSILHGLLEKVPKGGTIVITGWLEDNEAVILISDDGVGMDAGKISGILSGRGTSKNGTNIGVFNTHRRLEILYGPGYGLTYNSLLGKGTEVEIRIFA; encoded by the coding sequence ATGAACAATATAATACAAAGAGGAAAGTTCATCTATAATAACATGATGCTGCAGACAAAGTTTACCATCACCCATATGGTCATCACCACCATACCCATGCTGGTCATGTTCTTCTTTTTTCACGGAAAGCTTTATGATATGGTTTTAGCCGATACCATCCGGACGGAACAAACTGCTTCTGCCATGACCATGCCGCAGATTGATCAGCTGATTGAAACATGTCTGGATGCGCAGAAAAGCCTGGAAGCCCATCCTTATTATAAAAAGCTGTTCCGCCTGACCGGATACCAGCCTTCCAACTGGATTAATGATTCCGCTGAGGCATCCGATTTGTGCATGGCAGCGGAAGACATCGTTGACGGCGATTACATAACGAATATTCTTATTTATCTGGATATTCCTGAATTTCAGGAAATCTTTCACAATGAAGCTTCCAGCCGGATCTTCCGCCCCATGAGAGAGGCCAGAGGGTCTTATTGGCACGGAATTTTCCAGGGGGACCGGACCCTGACCTCTCTCTTTTGTCCGGAATTCTATTTAAGTCCCATAGAGATAAGGGAATCAGGGGATATGGCCTACATTACCAAAACCTCCATTCTGTATAATAGTGAGTACCACACCTGCTATACTGCTATCTATTACTCCAAAGCACCATTTAAAAAACTTTTAAAGAACAATCTAACAGAGGATACCAGCGTGGCCTATATCATCAATGACCGGGACAGCACTGTTGCAACCTCTGATGACGGACTGGCGGGAATTTACCATTTCAGCTATGACAAGGTCCGGGATTTCTTTATGTCGTCCAATAATTTTGTCCTCAGGAATATCCTGGATCATGATGTTTATGCCGGTTTTTATTATATCAGAAAAGCGGACTGGTTTATGGTTGCAGTCATCCCCACCAGAGCCATTATTCAAAAAAGCTTTCTCCTTATGATCGGCTTTTTCTTCATATACTTACTTTGCGTATTGATTTCCTTTTTAATTGCAAACCGGCTGTCCCACTCCATTACCAACCGGATTTCCTCTGTGATCGGGCAAATGGCAAAGGTGCGTACAGAGCCGCCCACCCCTCTGCCCGCATCTCTTTACCATGATGAAATCGGAGAGCTGATTAACACCTACAATTATATGACCAGGATGATGAACAGGCTCATTGAGGATCAGCAAAAAGCTGCTGAGGACTTACGGGCCGCTGAGTTCAATTCCCTTCAGACCCAAATCAATCCCCATTTTCTGTACAATACCATGGACATGATCAACTGGCTGGCAAAGCAGGGCCGGACTGAAGAGGTTTCGGAGGCAGTCGTAGACCTTTCCCGTTTTTACAAGCTGACTTTAAGCCGTAAAAGTACCTTAAGCACCATTGCCGATGAGCTGGAGCATGTGAAAACCTATGTCCGGCTTCAAAATATGCGTTACCATCAGATTATTAACTTTGTGGATGATATGCCGGATCATATGATGGACTTGTCAATTCCAAAGCTGACCTTTCAGCCTGTGGTGGAAAATTCCATCCTTCATGGGCTTTTAGAAAAGGTTCCTAAGGGAGGAACCATTGTCATTACCGGCTGGCTGGAGGACAACGAAGCCGTTATACTGATTTCCGATGATGGGGTGGGTATGGACGCCGGAAAGATTTCCGGCATTCTCTCCGGCAGGGGAACCAGTAAAAATGGGACAAACATTGGAGTATTCAATACCCACCGGCGCCTGGAGATCCTTTACGGCCCCGGATACGGCCTCACCTATAACAGCCTTTTGGGAAAAGGAACAGAGGTGGAGATCAGGATTTTTGCATAA
- a CDS encoding response regulator transcription factor, translated as MKLLIVDDEELTRTGLIDSIDWESLGIFQLFQAEDGISGLRIAKEVIPEIVLCDVRMPRMDGIEMVERLEKLLPHSAFIFMSGYSDKEYLKAAIRLKAINYVEKPLDPAEVKSSIKDAYNCVRQNMRTVKNELFYSRGTASSFAAALTHPYRDNKETVAALAKELGLKLTSHAGFTSFVVKLEQSQTDQNLMDQILTDLEVFLSHSQMQVYYVSKYIQYHVFHILSPVLPSHGAVNRIGVFLKNCFDTACTFYISRGETYTGIARAYDSYASAVSLMQSSFFFDPGTFFTPEEKQTEYTDKQGRNKSDEEAYITLLSEAVLNNDQKKGRELLLRLYENFYQRRGVSPHEAKDLYYKLIMVLEDCRQTLRLAPVTEPENAMKLLESCFSFRDLHQKLTQKTELLFEAARSHMWEDTTIFLIKEYIHNHYHDETLSVRDIGGQVYLSASYVCTYFKNETGQTINQYLTDYRMKKAKELLADSRYQIADISNKVGYSNGNYFSKSFKKMTGLSPSDYREKMLK; from the coding sequence ATGAAATTGCTGATCGTTGATGATGAAGAGCTCACACGTACCGGGCTGATTGATTCTATAGACTGGGAATCTCTTGGCATTTTTCAGCTGTTCCAGGCTGAGGACGGCATTAGCGGGCTTCGCATTGCAAAGGAAGTGATTCCTGAAATCGTTTTATGCGATGTAAGGATGCCCAGAATGGATGGAATTGAGATGGTGGAACGGCTGGAAAAGCTGCTTCCTCATTCGGCCTTTATTTTTATGAGCGGTTATTCAGATAAAGAATATTTAAAAGCAGCCATCCGCTTAAAGGCCATCAACTATGTGGAAAAACCCCTGGATCCTGCAGAGGTGAAAAGCTCTATCAAGGATGCCTACAACTGTGTCCGTCAGAATATGAGGACTGTGAAAAATGAACTGTTTTATTCCAGGGGAACCGCCTCTTCCTTTGCCGCGGCCCTTACCCACCCTTACAGGGACAATAAGGAAACCGTCGCAGCCCTTGCAAAAGAGCTGGGCCTTAAGCTCACCTCCCATGCAGGCTTTACTTCTTTTGTTGTCAAGCTGGAACAGAGCCAGACGGACCAGAACCTTATGGATCAGATACTGACGGATCTGGAGGTATTTCTTTCCCATTCCCAGATGCAGGTTTACTATGTGTCAAAATATATCCAGTACCATGTGTTCCATATTCTTTCTCCTGTGTTACCTTCTCATGGAGCCGTAAACCGGATCGGCGTTTTCTTAAAGAATTGCTTTGATACAGCCTGTACCTTCTATATCAGCAGAGGAGAAACTTATACCGGCATCGCAAGGGCCTACGATTCCTATGCATCTGCGGTTTCTCTTATGCAGAGCAGCTTTTTCTTTGATCCTGGAACATTTTTTACTCCTGAAGAGAAACAGACGGAATATACGGATAAACAGGGCAGGAATAAGTCTGACGAGGAGGCTTATATCACCCTTTTATCGGAGGCCGTTTTAAATAATGACCAGAAAAAAGGAAGGGAGCTGCTTCTGCGCCTTTATGAGAATTTTTACCAGAGGAGAGGGGTTTCTCCCCATGAGGCAAAGGATCTTTATTATAAGCTTATTATGGTGTTAGAGGACTGCCGCCAGACTCTTAGGCTGGCACCTGTCACTGAGCCGGAAAATGCCATGAAGCTTCTTGAAAGCTGCTTTAGCTTTCGGGATCTGCACCAAAAGCTGACGCAAAAAACCGAACTGCTTTTTGAAGCAGCCCGGTCCCATATGTGGGAAGATACCACCATTTTTCTAATTAAAGAATACATCCACAATCATTATCACGACGAAACCCTTTCAGTACGGGATATTGGCGGTCAGGTTTACCTATCCGCATCTTATGTGTGCACGTATTTTAAAAATGAAACAGGACAAACCATTAACCAGTACCTTACGGATTACCGGATGAAAAAGGCCAAAGAGCTTCTGGCCGATTCCCGTTATCAGATTGCCGATATTTCAAACAAGGTAGGATACAGCAACGGAAATTATTTCAGCAAGAGCTTTAAAAAAATGACTGGCTTGTCGCCGTCCGATTACCGGGAGAAAATGTTGAAATGA
- a CDS encoding sugar ABC transporter ATP-binding protein, whose product MSEYVLELKGVTKIFPGVKALDKVHFSLKKGEVHALMGENGAGKSTFIKVITGVHRADEGEIILDGNQTEFKGPRDAQAAGIAAVYQHPTSYPDLTVTENIFMGHEIVKNGMIQWKRMNQEADKLLLELNADFKAADEMGTLSVAQQQMVEIAKALSTRARIIILDEPTAALTKNESEDLYRIVDQLKASGVSVIFISHRFEDMYRLADRVTVFRDSRYIGTYESGVITNGELIKAMVGREIRDLYPKPEVKTGPEILKVENMSRTGYFKDISFTLHQGEILGLTGLVGAGRTEVAESICGITKPDSGNVYLEGRRVSIKHPADAMREGLVLLPEDRQRAGLILAWGLGRNVTLPIMGKYAKYGITNEKMECETAKQLLEEVDTKAVSIFDPAGSLSGGNQQKVVVAKALSQEMKVVIMDEPTKGVDVGAKAEIYQIMGDLAKKGYGILLISSEMPEILGMSDRILVMCNGRLSGELNRGEATQEAILQHAMERSSQ is encoded by the coding sequence GTGTCCGAATATGTTCTGGAATTAAAGGGCGTTACAAAAATATTTCCCGGTGTGAAAGCCTTAGATAAAGTCCATTTCAGCTTGAAAAAGGGAGAAGTTCATGCTCTGATGGGGGAAAACGGAGCGGGAAAATCAACATTTATCAAGGTGATAACAGGAGTTCACAGGGCTGATGAAGGAGAAATCATTCTGGACGGGAATCAGACAGAATTTAAAGGGCCAAGAGATGCCCAGGCAGCAGGAATTGCTGCTGTTTACCAGCATCCCACCTCTTACCCGGACCTTACGGTAACGGAGAATATATTTATGGGCCATGAAATCGTAAAAAACGGCATGATCCAGTGGAAACGGATGAATCAGGAGGCTGATAAGCTTTTACTGGAGCTGAATGCAGATTTTAAGGCTGCCGATGAAATGGGCACCTTGAGTGTTGCACAACAGCAGATGGTGGAAATCGCAAAGGCATTATCCACACGGGCCAGAATCATCATTCTTGATGAACCCACAGCAGCTCTGACAAAAAATGAATCCGAAGACTTGTACCGGATCGTGGATCAGTTAAAGGCCTCCGGTGTTTCTGTTATCTTTATTTCTCACCGGTTTGAGGATATGTACCGGCTGGCGGACCGGGTAACTGTTTTCCGGGATTCCCGGTACATCGGGACCTATGAATCAGGTGTAATTACCAATGGGGAGCTGATCAAGGCCATGGTAGGCCGTGAGATCAGGGATCTTTACCCAAAACCGGAGGTAAAGACCGGTCCGGAGATCCTTAAGGTGGAAAACATGTCAAGGACCGGATATTTTAAAGACATAAGCTTTACACTGCACCAGGGGGAGATTCTGGGGCTTACGGGACTTGTAGGGGCAGGGAGAACAGAGGTGGCGGAAAGTATCTGCGGCATTACAAAGCCAGATTCCGGAAATGTTTATCTTGAGGGAAGGCGTGTATCCATAAAGCACCCGGCTGATGCCATGAGAGAAGGGCTTGTCCTTCTTCCGGAGGACCGTCAGAGAGCAGGTCTTATTCTCGCCTGGGGTTTGGGGCGCAATGTGACCCTGCCCATCATGGGTAAATATGCAAAATACGGTATCACAAATGAAAAAATGGAATGTGAGACCGCAAAACAGCTTTTGGAAGAAGTGGATACAAAGGCGGTTTCCATCTTTGATCCGGCCGGCTCCCTATCCGGCGGGAACCAGCAGAAAGTGGTGGTGGCAAAGGCTTTAAGCCAGGAGATGAAAGTCGTCATCATGGATGAACCCACCAAGGGAGTAGATGTAGGCGCAAAGGCCGAGATCTATCAGATTATGGGGGATTTAGCGAAGAAAGGATACGGAATTCTTCTCATATCCTCGGAAATGCCGGAGATTTTGGGCATGAGCGACCGCATTCTGGTCATGTGCAATGGCAGACTGTCAGGTGAGTTAAACCGGGGGGAGGCGACTCAGGAAGCCATTCTCCAGCATGCCATGGAAAGGAGTTCCCAATAA
- a CDS encoding ABC transporter permease, whose amino-acid sequence MEKKLLKNITGSREASLFLVLVILCMVIQIFSPSFLTAKSILDMLKNNAVIMIMALGMLCVLLVGGIDISITSTLALSGMTVGMLLKYNIIHNTLLLFLTAILTGALCGAIIGFVVARGKVLPIIATMGFMYIYRGLAYLIAKSQWASAENLGGFKNFALEKELGLGILNNVIVIVLVCYIIFFAVMKWTRTGRKIYAVGSNPEAAAVSGINTKRIKLLVYTLMGTLAGLCGALAVAVYSSAQPNMLYGKEMDVIAACVIGGVSMSGGRGTVTGALLGSLILAVIAKALPLVGIDSIVQNTVKGCIILAVIIFNVVAQRMMQKENLKGREM is encoded by the coding sequence ATGGAGAAAAAATTGCTAAAGAATATCACCGGCTCCAGAGAAGCCAGCCTGTTCCTTGTTCTGGTGATCCTCTGCATGGTGATCCAGATATTCAGCCCATCATTTCTGACGGCAAAATCCATTCTGGATATGCTGAAAAACAATGCAGTCATCATGATTATGGCCCTGGGAATGCTTTGCGTTCTGCTGGTAGGAGGAATCGACATTTCCATCACCTCCACCCTGGCTCTTTCCGGCATGACTGTGGGAATGCTTCTTAAATATAACATCATTCATAATACGCTTCTGCTGTTTCTCACCGCCATTTTAACAGGCGCTTTGTGCGGGGCGATCATTGGTTTTGTGGTAGCAAGAGGAAAGGTGCTTCCGATTATCGCCACCATGGGATTCATGTACATATACAGGGGGCTTGCCTATTTGATTGCCAAAAGCCAGTGGGCCAGTGCGGAAAATCTGGGAGGCTTTAAGAATTTTGCATTGGAAAAGGAACTGGGGCTTGGTATATTAAATAATGTTATTGTCATTGTCCTGGTGTGCTATATCATCTTCTTTGCAGTTATGAAATGGACCAGAACAGGGAGAAAGATTTATGCGGTAGGCAGCAACCCGGAAGCAGCTGCCGTGTCCGGCATCAATACCAAAAGGATCAAGCTGTTAGTCTACACCCTTATGGGAACTCTGGCCGGTTTGTGCGGTGCCCTTGCAGTTGCTGTCTATTCCTCCGCCCAGCCTAACATGCTTTACGGAAAGGAAATGGATGTGATCGCGGCCTGTGTCATCGGGGGAGTGAGCATGTCGGGAGGCCGGGGAACCGTGACAGGCGCTTTGTTAGGCTCCCTGATCCTGGCAGTCATTGCCAAGGCACTTCCTCTCGTGGGAATCGATTCCATCGTACAGAATACCGTTAAGGGCTGTATTATTCTGGCTGTTATCATTTTCAACGTAGTGGCGCAGCGCATGATGCAAAAGGAAAACTTAAAAGGAAGGGAGATGTGA